Proteins from a single region of Chryseomicrobium sp. FSL W7-1435:
- a CDS encoding arsenic resistance protein: MNVFEKFQTVIILSAVGIGLLLGQVAFFETHAESFIVPFLLLMLYGLFLTIPLQHLRDAFKNRKFFNTNTIINFVWTPLVAWALGAIFLADHPALWIGFIMLMVTPCTDWYLMFTSIAKGNVPLSASVLPINLILQVVLLPVYLFIFAGTIEPIPLATISESIVLVLVIPFALAHLTRYVLRKKEVFLNKKLVPFFAAAQIIFLSLAIMAMFASQGNYLINNLEVISVLIIPVLLFFIINFVLAQTVGKAMKFSYEDTVSLSLTIIARNSPVSLAIAVIAFPNQPLIALALVIGPLIELPMLALVSQVLLSLRKTNTAKNLQ, translated from the coding sequence ATGAACGTATTCGAAAAGTTTCAAACTGTTATCATTTTATCGGCAGTAGGGATCGGACTTCTACTGGGACAGGTTGCTTTTTTTGAAACGCACGCTGAGTCTTTTATCGTTCCATTTTTACTGCTGATGCTTTATGGATTATTTCTAACCATTCCATTGCAGCATCTTAGAGATGCTTTTAAGAATCGGAAATTTTTTAATACCAACACCATCATCAACTTTGTCTGGACGCCTCTAGTGGCATGGGCACTGGGGGCAATTTTCCTTGCGGACCATCCAGCACTGTGGATCGGGTTCATCATGCTCATGGTAACCCCTTGTACCGACTGGTATTTGATGTTCACTTCCATTGCCAAAGGGAATGTGCCCTTGTCCGCGTCTGTCTTGCCGATCAATTTGATTCTTCAGGTTGTGCTTCTGCCTGTCTATTTGTTCATTTTTGCCGGCACGATTGAACCAATCCCGCTAGCGACCATCAGCGAAAGTATCGTCCTGGTGCTGGTGATTCCTTTCGCTCTTGCCCATTTGACTCGTTATGTCTTGAGGAAGAAAGAAGTCTTCTTAAATAAGAAGTTGGTTCCCTTTTTCGCTGCTGCACAAATCATCTTCTTGTCTTTAGCAATTATGGCCATGTTCGCGTCACAAGGAAATTATTTAATCAATAATCTTGAGGTCATTTCTGTATTAATCATACCGGTGTTACTTTTCTTCATTATTAACTTCGTGCTTGCCCAGACTGTAGGGAAAGCCATGAAATTTTCGTATGAAGATACAGTGAGTCTAAGCCTTACCATCATTGCGCGCAATTCTCCCGTTTCGTTAGCGATCGCTGTCATCGCTTTTCCCAATCAACCGCTGATCGCGTTAGCCTTGGTCATCGGACCACTGATTGAATTGCCCATGTTAGCACTCGTTTCTCAAGTATTGCTCTCATTAAGGAAAACCAATACAGCGAAAAATCTCCAATAG
- a CDS encoding metalloregulator ArsR/SmtB family transcription factor: MEPRDFKDFVFGHFAKISKALSSPRRFEILDYLSHAPKTVEKLAKETNMSVANTSQHLQSLLEAKLVKFTKEKNFVYYSLADDQVVEALRAIRNLAETRSPDIEYQRKEYIERNDQVKVVELESMLQELQDGEAILIDVRPEEEYDTQHILGAVSIPLHELENRISSLPQDKKIIAYCRGPYCLFATQAVEVLNSYGYEAYRIEEGVNEMKNSDYIQ, translated from the coding sequence TTGGAACCAAGAGATTTTAAAGATTTTGTATTTGGCCATTTCGCCAAAATATCTAAAGCTCTTTCAAGCCCAAGGCGTTTTGAAATCCTCGACTATTTGTCCCATGCACCGAAAACAGTCGAGAAATTAGCTAAGGAAACGAATATGTCCGTAGCCAACACATCACAACACCTTCAATCATTGCTGGAAGCCAAGCTTGTTAAGTTCACTAAAGAGAAGAATTTTGTTTATTATTCTTTGGCAGACGATCAAGTGGTCGAAGCTCTACGTGCCATCCGCAATTTAGCTGAAACACGTTCTCCCGATATCGAATATCAGAGGAAAGAATATATTGAAAGAAACGATCAAGTGAAAGTGGTGGAACTGGAAAGCATGCTGCAGGAACTACAGGATGGAGAAGCCATTCTGATAGATGTCAGACCTGAAGAAGAATATGATACACAGCATATTTTAGGAGCCGTGTCCATTCCCCTTCACGAGTTAGAAAATCGTATTTCTTCCCTTCCGCAAGATAAAAAAATCATTGCATATTGCCGCGGACCCTATTGCCTTTTTGCTACGCAAGCCGTTGAAGTTCTAAACTCATATGGCTATGAAGCGTACCGCATCGAAGAAGGCGTCAATGAAATGAAAAACTCGGATTATATCCAGTAA
- a CDS encoding MBL fold metallo-hydrolase: MLFRQYLHTEPVAASYLFGCGSQSQGVVVDPLEDQVDVYVDEAQRLGLNIVYVIDTHLHADHVSGARKLAEKTGAKYVLHSSAETNYDYLSVEDGDELFAGNTKLTFLHTPGHTPEHISIVVSDTRRADEPWFILTGHTLMVGDAGRTELAVSVEEGAKDLYQSIQKITRLEDHIELYPGAFSGSVCGRGLSGKPSSTIGFEKRYNEALKFDNEKEFVDFMTTNVPPQPEGFKEMRKNNQGK, from the coding sequence ATGTTATTTCGTCAATATTTGCATACCGAACCAGTAGCAGCATCCTATTTATTTGGGTGCGGAAGTCAATCACAGGGAGTAGTTGTAGATCCACTTGAAGACCAGGTAGATGTTTACGTGGATGAAGCCCAGAGATTGGGCTTGAATATTGTTTATGTCATTGATACACACCTTCACGCTGATCATGTATCAGGTGCAAGAAAATTAGCTGAAAAAACAGGGGCAAAATATGTGCTTCATTCTTCCGCTGAGACAAATTACGATTATTTATCGGTAGAAGACGGAGACGAATTATTTGCCGGAAACACAAAACTCACATTCTTGCATACGCCAGGGCATACACCCGAACACATTTCTATCGTTGTTTCAGATACACGCAGAGCAGATGAACCCTGGTTTATCTTAACCGGACACACCTTAATGGTTGGAGATGCAGGTAGAACTGAATTGGCGGTGTCTGTTGAAGAAGGAGCAAAAGATTTGTATCAAAGCATCCAAAAAATCACTCGATTAGAAGACCATATTGAATTGTATCCAGGAGCATTTTCAGGATCAGTTTGCGGACGTGGTTTAAGCGGCAAACCTTCTTCCACTATTGGATTTGAAAAACGTTACAATGAAGCGTTGAAATTCGATAATGAGAAGGAGTTTGTTGACTTTATGACAACGAATGTACCGCCACAGCCAGAAGGTTTTAAAGAGATGAGAAAAAATAATCAAGGGAAATAA
- a CDS encoding MFS transporter, whose product MSKVQIGIKENLLNFILLVVTNFFVGSMVGLERTLLPIIGEEDFGLVSTSAALSFIISFGFSKAIVNYFAGAIADRFGRRKVLLIGWGVGLLVPLMVIFASSWWMIVVANIFLGINQGLTWSMTVNMKIDLAKPTQRGLAVGFNEFAGYTGVAVMAAVSGFVATSYSNRPEPFYIGIGIVVIGFILSLIVKDTESHIKLQASSSNKNPAVSAIEVFKNTTFKDKNLSTLTFSGLSTNLKDGMAWGLFPIFFASVGLNLAQIGLLVAIYPASWGLFQLFTGVLSDKIGRKGLIVGGMWLQAISLWMILVVNEYSLWIVAAVLLGLGTAMVYPTLQASISDVADPSWRASSMGVYRFWRDSGYAFGALFAGVLTDLLNVNWAIGLVAFLPLSAGILAAVRLRETLPTLAKGN is encoded by the coding sequence TTGAGCAAAGTGCAAATTGGAATTAAAGAAAATTTACTGAATTTCATACTTTTGGTTGTAACCAACTTCTTTGTCGGATCCATGGTTGGCTTAGAAAGAACCCTTCTTCCTATCATCGGTGAAGAAGATTTTGGTTTAGTATCTACAAGTGCAGCCTTATCCTTTATCATCAGTTTTGGGTTTTCAAAGGCGATTGTGAACTATTTTGCAGGAGCAATCGCTGATCGGTTTGGAAGAAGGAAAGTCTTGCTGATTGGTTGGGGTGTGGGCTTGCTAGTGCCGTTAATGGTTATCTTCGCAAGCTCATGGTGGATGATTGTAGTCGCGAACATTTTCTTGGGTATTAATCAGGGGCTTACATGGTCCATGACTGTGAACATGAAAATCGATCTGGCGAAGCCCACTCAAAGAGGACTTGCGGTAGGTTTCAATGAGTTTGCAGGCTATACCGGGGTAGCGGTAATGGCGGCAGTTTCCGGTTTTGTAGCTACGAGTTACTCGAACCGGCCAGAACCCTTTTATATAGGAATTGGAATCGTAGTAATCGGCTTTATTTTATCGCTGATTGTAAAAGATACTGAATCACACATTAAACTACAAGCTAGCTCTTCTAATAAAAACCCTGCCGTTTCAGCAATAGAAGTCTTCAAAAATACGACATTCAAAGATAAAAATCTTTCTACCCTCACATTTTCAGGATTGAGCACCAATCTTAAGGATGGGATGGCTTGGGGACTCTTCCCGATTTTCTTTGCAAGCGTTGGCTTGAATTTAGCACAAATCGGGCTGCTGGTTGCTATTTACCCCGCCTCATGGGGACTTTTTCAACTGTTCACGGGAGTACTAAGCGACAAAATAGGAAGAAAAGGATTGATTGTAGGTGGTATGTGGCTTCAAGCCATTTCATTATGGATGATTCTTGTTGTAAATGAATATAGTCTGTGGATAGTTGCAGCCGTCTTGTTAGGTCTCGGAACAGCAATGGTTTATCCGACATTGCAAGCTTCAATAAGTGATGTAGCTGATCCGTCGTGGAGAGCTTCATCAATGGGAGTTTATCGTTTCTGGAGAGATAGCGGATATGCCTTTGGCGCATTATTTGCAGGCGTACTGACGGATTTACTGAATGTGAATTGGGCTATCGGATTAGTCGCTTTTTTGCCACTGAGTGCAGGTATACTAGCGGCAGTAAGGTTACGTGAAACCTTGCCCACCTTAGCCAAAGGCAATTAA
- a CDS encoding S41 family peptidase: MNDVAINQKEYEKVIATFLQEVRTSYIFEDVAETIIQEINQKKEEKNYQNIQTGTELCEVLNSQLFEISKDKHLRISFSSEKQPIIKDPMNDPKWLKEHQQNSSNDNFGFYKLERMPGNVGYIDLRSFAFPQYGGETAMLALNFLSNTDALIFDLRKNIGGHPGMVALLISYFLNSDSVHPTHIGDIYWKNEGMTQQYWSYPYLPGRRYIDKPVYILTSSNTFSGAEQFAYEMKNMKRAIVIGETTMGGANPAPPTPLNEYFTAFIPSGKAISPITNENWEGKGVVPYIQAPQEEAREVAYTNALQVIIEKEESKGDKGKSIKEAKRILNERNGIV; the protein is encoded by the coding sequence ATGAATGATGTAGCAATTAATCAGAAAGAATATGAGAAAGTGATTGCAACTTTCTTGCAGGAAGTAAGAACTTCGTACATTTTTGAAGATGTTGCGGAAACGATTATTCAGGAAATAAATCAAAAGAAAGAAGAAAAGAACTATCAAAATATACAAACAGGTACAGAACTATGCGAAGTCTTAAACAGCCAGCTTTTCGAAATCAGTAAGGATAAACATCTGCGGATTTCTTTTTCTTCCGAAAAACAACCTATTATCAAAGATCCTATGAATGACCCTAAATGGTTAAAAGAGCATCAGCAGAATAGTAGTAATGATAATTTCGGTTTTTATAAGTTAGAGCGTATGCCTGGTAACGTTGGTTATATTGATCTTCGATCTTTTGCTTTCCCTCAATATGGTGGAGAGACAGCTATGCTAGCTTTGAACTTTCTCTCGAACACCGATGCTCTAATTTTTGATCTTCGAAAAAATATAGGTGGACATCCCGGAATGGTTGCTTTGTTAATCAGTTATTTTTTAAATTCAGATTCTGTTCATCCTACTCATATCGGTGATATTTATTGGAAAAATGAAGGGATGACTCAACAATATTGGAGTTACCCTTACCTGCCAGGAAGAAGATATATAGACAAACCTGTTTATATCTTAACTAGTTCCAACACCTTTTCAGGTGCCGAGCAATTTGCTTATGAGATGAAAAATATGAAACGGGCAATCGTCATTGGTGAAACAACTATGGGAGGTGCAAATCCAGCTCCTCCAACTCCATTAAATGAATACTTCACAGCATTCATTCCAAGTGGTAAAGCAATCAGTCCGATTACGAACGAAAACTGGGAAGGCAAAGGGGTTGTACCATATATCCAAGCACCACAAGAAGAAGCACGGGAAGTTGCTTATACTAATGCTCTTCAAGTCATAATTGAAAAAGAAGAGAGCAAAGGTGACAAAGGAAAATCGATTAAAGAAGCGAAAAGAATATTGAACGAACGGAATGGAATTGTCTGA
- a CDS encoding thioredoxin family protein produces MTGFPHIQTRQVNAEEIPELSGFLSIFTVPVLILFADGKEMMREARFVHVEEFKEKIRKIYEGFYSSDQ; encoded by the coding sequence ATGACTGGTTTTCCGCATATTCAAACAAGACAAGTAAACGCAGAAGAAATTCCCGAACTTTCCGGGTTTTTGTCCATTTTCACTGTTCCGGTTCTTATTTTATTCGCTGATGGAAAAGAGATGATGAGGGAAGCGAGATTTGTCCATGTAGAAGAATTTAAAGAGAAAATCAGGAAAATATACGAAGGATTCTACTCTTCGGATCAATAA
- a CDS encoding class I SAM-dependent methyltransferase — protein MANWNERFKDKKYVYGTEPNVFLKDMYTALSGEVLTIAEGEGRNAVFLARQGLNVTAWDYAESGLEKVSKLAAKQGVRVSTELVDLAEAEWQQNQWDGIVNVFGHFPGEVRKKTLSGVKEAVRPGGYFIAEVYSHNQIPYQSGGPKELDFLYRPEDFLEEFSDWRIVHFFLGEVIRNEGELHNGLSHVIQFVGQKPQ, from the coding sequence ATGGCTAACTGGAATGAACGTTTTAAAGATAAGAAATACGTCTATGGAACCGAACCGAATGTATTTCTAAAGGATATGTATACCGCTCTATCTGGGGAAGTCTTGACCATTGCGGAAGGGGAAGGCAGAAATGCTGTATTCTTAGCCAGACAGGGGCTGAACGTCACGGCCTGGGATTATGCCGAATCCGGACTGGAAAAAGTGAGTAAGTTGGCAGCAAAACAAGGCGTCCGTGTGAGCACGGAACTGGTCGATCTGGCAGAAGCCGAGTGGCAGCAGAATCAATGGGACGGGATTGTGAATGTTTTTGGCCACTTCCCAGGAGAAGTCCGTAAGAAAACCCTTTCAGGAGTCAAGGAAGCCGTAAGGCCTGGAGGATATTTTATAGCGGAAGTCTATTCCCATAATCAAATCCCTTATCAAAGCGGCGGTCCGAAAGAGTTGGACTTTCTCTACCGGCCTGAAGACTTTCTGGAGGAATTTAGTGATTGGCGAATCGTCCATTTCTTCTTAGGGGAGGTCATCCGGAACGAGGGCGAACTCCACAACGGATTGTCCCACGTTATACAGTTTGTTGGACAGAAGCCGCAGTGA
- a CDS encoding sulfite exporter TauE/SafE family protein, which yields MSFDFIIIIFLIGFIGSFISGMVGIGGSIIKYPMLLYIPVILGYTAFSAHEVSGISAIQVFFATIAGVWAYRGSGYLNKTLIAYMGGAILVGSFIGGYGSTLMSEQAINIVYAILATIAVVMMFLPKKGVDDIPTDQVTFNKWLAAGLAFIVGIAAGIVGAAGAFILVPIMLVVLKIPTRMTIATSLAITFISSIGSTVGKIVTDQILYGPAAVMIVASILAAPLGAKLGQKMNTKYLQWILALLILGTAIKIWTEIL from the coding sequence ATGAGTTTTGATTTTATTATCATCATATTCCTGATCGGCTTCATCGGTTCCTTCATCTCCGGAATGGTCGGAATCGGTGGCTCGATCATCAAATATCCGATGCTGCTTTATATTCCGGTCATACTCGGCTATACGGCATTCAGCGCTCATGAAGTATCCGGCATCAGTGCCATTCAGGTGTTCTTCGCCACCATCGCAGGTGTATGGGCCTACCGCGGCAGCGGCTATCTGAATAAAACACTGATCGCTTATATGGGCGGTGCCATCCTGGTCGGCAGTTTTATCGGGGGCTACGGTTCGACGCTGATGTCAGAACAGGCGATCAACATCGTCTATGCTATTTTGGCAACAATCGCGGTAGTTATGATGTTCCTTCCGAAAAAAGGAGTCGACGATATTCCGACCGACCAAGTGACATTCAATAAATGGCTGGCTGCAGGACTGGCGTTCATCGTCGGGATTGCGGCAGGTATTGTCGGTGCAGCAGGTGCCTTTATCCTTGTGCCAATTATGCTGGTCGTCTTGAAGATTCCAACGCGGATGACCATTGCGACTTCACTGGCGATTACGTTCATTTCGTCAATCGGTTCGACAGTTGGAAAAATTGTTACTGATCAGATTCTTTACGGTCCCGCAGCGGTCATGATCGTCGCTAGTATTTTGGCAGCCCCGCTTGGTGCCAAGCTGGGTCAAAAGATGAATACGAAATATCTCCAATGGATTTTAGCGCTGTTGATTTTAGGGACAGCCATCAAAATCTGGACAGAGATCTTGTAA
- a CDS encoding sulfurtransferase TusA family protein — protein MNADKVLDAKGLACPMPIVKTRKEMKELESGQILEILATDKGAKADMTAWAKSGGHELLDTQEEEGVLKFWIKKG, from the coding sequence TTGAACGCAGATAAAGTATTAGACGCAAAAGGCTTGGCTTGCCCAATGCCGATCGTGAAAACAAGAAAAGAAATGAAAGAGCTTGAATCCGGACAGATCCTGGAAATCCTTGCTACTGATAAAGGCGCAAAAGCGGACATGACTGCCTGGGCAAAATCAGGCGGCCACGAATTGTTGGATACACAAGAAGAAGAAGGCGTCCTTAAATTCTGGATCAAGAAAGGCTAA
- a CDS encoding MBL fold metallo-hydrolase → MTVKAMTAKEVARKVIDNQPLFILDVRNGDAFADWKIEGGNIQYLNTPYFDLLDGVEEVVSELPKDRDILVVCAKEGSSVMVAEMLDEEGVDAAYLEGGMKAWSEHLEPVKVGDLKNGGELYQFVRIGKGCLSYMTISDGEAAIIDATRMTDIFLDFAQEKGAKIKHVFDTHLHADHISGGRQIAEATGATYYLPPADAEEVVFDYAELVNGLEVALGESKIEIEALYSPGHTIGSTSFIVDDQYLMTGDILFIDSIGRPDLAGLAEDWVGDLRESLYSRYAELADELIVLPAHFMIMEELNTDGSVAKKLSDLFKENHGLNIEDEQEFRDMVTKNLPPQPNAYEDIRKTNMGKITPDEEVQREMEIGPNRCAVR, encoded by the coding sequence TTGACTGTAAAAGCAATGACCGCAAAAGAAGTAGCACGTAAAGTAATCGATAACCAGCCTTTATTTATCCTTGATGTACGCAACGGCGACGCTTTCGCCGACTGGAAAATCGAAGGCGGTAACATTCAGTATCTGAATACACCTTATTTTGATTTATTGGACGGTGTCGAAGAAGTGGTTTCAGAACTTCCGAAAGACAGAGACATTCTTGTCGTTTGCGCGAAAGAAGGATCTTCTGTGATGGTAGCGGAAATGCTGGATGAAGAAGGCGTCGACGCGGCGTACCTTGAAGGCGGCATGAAAGCTTGGAGTGAACACCTGGAACCAGTGAAAGTCGGCGATTTGAAAAATGGCGGGGAATTGTACCAATTCGTCCGCATCGGAAAAGGCTGCCTTTCTTACATGACCATCTCAGACGGTGAAGCCGCTATTATCGATGCAACACGCATGACTGATATCTTCTTGGATTTCGCGCAGGAAAAAGGTGCTAAGATCAAGCACGTATTCGATACACACTTGCACGCAGACCACATTTCCGGAGGACGCCAAATCGCTGAAGCAACAGGCGCAACGTATTACTTGCCGCCGGCTGACGCTGAAGAAGTGGTATTCGATTATGCGGAATTGGTCAATGGCCTTGAAGTGGCATTAGGCGAATCAAAAATTGAAATTGAAGCATTATACTCGCCGGGGCATACAATCGGTTCGACATCATTTATCGTAGATGATCAGTACTTGATGACAGGCGATATCCTGTTCATCGATTCCATCGGACGTCCTGACCTTGCAGGCCTTGCAGAAGATTGGGTCGGCGACCTGCGTGAATCGCTTTACAGCCGTTATGCAGAATTGGCGGATGAGCTGATTGTTTTACCGGCTCACTTCATGATCATGGAGGAGCTGAACACGGACGGAAGCGTCGCGAAAAAACTAAGCGACCTTTTCAAAGAAAATCACGGATTGAATATCGAAGATGAGCAGGAGTTCCGCGACATGGTAACGAAAAACCTGCCGCCGCAGCCGAATGCTTATGAGGACATCCGTAAGACCAATATGGGCAAAATCACGCCTGACGAAGAAGTTCAGCGTGAAATGGAAATCGGACCAAACCGTTGTGCGGTTCGGTAA
- a CDS encoding DsrE/DsrF/DrsH-like family protein → MAGKTAIIASNGTLFDAYKVYNIATAAAASDHEVAIFFTFEGLNLINKEAYGQLPLPEGKEQIAEGFAKGNVPAIPELVEMAQELNVKFIGCQMTMDLFGLEKEAFVDGIDVGGAVTFLEFAKDADVTLTF, encoded by the coding sequence ATGGCAGGAAAAACAGCAATCATCGCATCAAACGGAACATTATTCGATGCTTATAAAGTATATAATATCGCAACAGCAGCAGCGGCAAGTGATCACGAAGTGGCAATCTTCTTTACATTCGAAGGATTGAACTTGATCAATAAAGAAGCATATGGCCAATTGCCGCTTCCTGAAGGCAAGGAACAGATTGCTGAAGGATTCGCAAAAGGAAATGTACCGGCAATCCCGGAACTGGTTGAAATGGCGCAGGAACTTAACGTGAAATTCATCGGCTGCCAAATGACAATGGATTTATTCGGCCTTGAGAAAGAAGCTTTCGTCGATGGCATTGATGTTGGCGGAGCGGTCACATTCCTTGAATTCGCAAAAGACGCAGACGTTACATTAACATTTTAA
- a CDS encoding sulfurtransferase TusA family protein yields MIQTDKLLDAKGLACPMPIVRTKKAMTELEPGQVIEVQATDKGSLADIKAWAKSSGNQYLGTFEEGDVLKHYLRKADQSEEKEEVQFPHTVTNAELKEKMNRDDVTVLDVREPAEYAFGHIEGAVSIPLGELEERTQELDAEKEVIVICRTGNRSDFAAKQLADKGFGRVKNAVEGMSQWDGETKQNNA; encoded by the coding sequence ATGATTCAAACAGATAAATTACTTGATGCAAAAGGGCTTGCATGCCCAATGCCGATCGTACGCACAAAGAAAGCAATGACGGAACTTGAGCCGGGCCAGGTTATTGAAGTACAGGCAACTGACAAAGGGTCTTTGGCTGATATTAAAGCCTGGGCGAAAAGCAGCGGCAACCAGTACCTTGGAACATTTGAAGAAGGCGATGTGCTGAAGCATTATTTGCGCAAAGCGGATCAGTCTGAAGAAAAAGAAGAAGTTCAATTTCCGCATACAGTGACAAACGCTGAACTGAAGGAAAAAATGAACCGTGACGATGTAACAGTACTTGATGTCCGTGAACCGGCGGAATATGCGTTTGGCCATATCGAAGGTGCAGTTTCCATTCCGCTTGGAGAGTTGGAAGAACGCACACAGGAATTAGATGCTGAAAAAGAAGTAATCGTCATTTGCCGTACAGGCAACCGCAGTGATTTCGCTGCAAAACAATTGGCAGACAAAGGCTTTGGCCGCGTGAAGAACGCAGTAGAAGGCATGAGCCAATGGGACGGCGAAACTAAGCAAAACAACGCGTAA
- a CDS encoding rhodanese-like domain-containing protein, with amino-acid sequence MKRMTAQEVQEYIKNNKDVSIIDVRETEEVKAGKIPGAVNIPLGLIEFRMHDIDKSQEHIMVCRSGSRSGMATNILGNHGYNVINMDGGMMDWDGPTE; translated from the coding sequence ATGAAAAGAATGACTGCACAAGAAGTACAAGAATATATAAAAAACAATAAAGATGTTTCAATCATTGATGTACGGGAAACAGAGGAAGTAAAGGCAGGGAAAATTCCTGGCGCTGTTAATATTCCTTTAGGCCTGATCGAGTTCCGTATGCATGACATCGACAAATCACAAGAACACATCATGGTATGCCGTTCAGGAAGCCGCAGCGGAATGGCGACGAACATTCTTGGAAACCATGGCTACAATGTAATCAATATGGATGGCGGTATGATGGACTGGGACGGACCGACTGAATAA
- a CDS encoding rhodanese-like domain-containing protein — protein sequence MDTWLIVLIGAVIVFIGYRAMSPAKGAKSISTDELKSQLKKKDKQFIDVWTPGEFKANRIKEFKNIPLNELPSRVSELDKNKETYVICQSGIRSSKAASILNKNGFTNVINVRGGMGSYRS from the coding sequence ATGGATACTTGGTTAATCGTTTTAATCGGAGCTGTAATCGTATTTATCGGTTACCGCGCCATGTCACCGGCAAAAGGTGCAAAATCCATTTCCACTGACGAGCTGAAATCTCAATTGAAGAAAAAAGATAAACAATTCATCGATGTATGGACGCCTGGAGAGTTTAAGGCAAACCGCATCAAGGAATTCAAGAACATTCCATTGAATGAATTGCCAAGTCGAGTAAGTGAACTTGACAAAAATAAAGAAACGTATGTTATTTGCCAAAGCGGCATTCGAAGCAGCAAGGCAGCTTCAATCCTAAACAAAAATGGTTTTACTAATGTGATTAATGTAAGAGGCGGCATGGGAAGCTACCGCTCGTAA
- a CDS encoding DsrE/DsrF/DrsH-like family protein gives MEQKKSTNIILFSGDYDKAMAAYIIANGAAAYDHEVTIFHTFWGLNALRKDNPPAVKKTRLEKMFAKMMPRGADKLGLSNMHMGGMGPKMIKQVIQKHNAMTMPQLIEMAEEQEINLVACTMTMDLLGLKQEELLDGITYAGVAAYLADAEDGNVNLFI, from the coding sequence TTGGAACAGAAAAAATCCACTAACATCATATTATTCAGCGGAGATTACGATAAGGCAATGGCTGCTTATATTATTGCGAACGGAGCAGCGGCTTATGATCACGAAGTGACGATCTTCCACACATTCTGGGGATTGAATGCATTACGGAAAGACAATCCGCCGGCAGTGAAAAAAACACGTCTGGAAAAAATGTTTGCCAAAATGATGCCGCGCGGTGCGGACAAACTTGGCTTATCCAATATGCACATGGGTGGTATGGGCCCGAAAATGATCAAGCAGGTTATCCAAAAACACAATGCAATGACGATGCCGCAATTGATTGAAATGGCAGAGGAACAGGAAATCAATCTTGTTGCTTGTACGATGACAATGGATCTTCTTGGATTGAAGCAGGAAGAATTGCTTGATGGCATTACGTATGCAGGTGTAGCCGCTTATTTGGCAGATGCTGAAGACGGCAATGTAAACTTGTTCATCTAA
- a CDS encoding metal-sensitive transcriptional regulator has translation MEYDKQVQNRLKRIEGQLKGVIRMVEENDDCRDVVTQLSAVRSAVDRAIGVIVSENLEQCVRDSVSKGESTDQLVKDAVSLLVKSR, from the coding sequence ATGGAATACGATAAACAAGTCCAGAATCGCTTAAAGCGAATTGAAGGCCAGTTGAAAGGTGTAATTCGCATGGTCGAAGAAAACGATGACTGCCGCGATGTGGTAACTCAATTGTCTGCTGTCAGAAGTGCGGTTGACCGCGCAATCGGCGTAATTGTCAGCGAAAACCTGGAGCAATGTGTGCGCGACAGCGTCAGCAAAGGTGAAAGCACGGATCAGCTTGTAAAAGATGCAGTCAGTCTTCTTGTAAAAAGCCGCTAA